A region from the Ictalurus punctatus breed USDA103 chromosome 25, Coco_2.0, whole genome shotgun sequence genome encodes:
- the LOC108257861 gene encoding putative protein tag-278 gives MSKFLSALDADVVDLPQRPLTFTDGQGDGKKTTSDPEVPTEDPVCDWATEPALLQPTEVPQDQVTDVVTQAEEKIQKLVVSNTRLEDRVRELEELLCEARRDDLKSKVSLTKAEESIAQWKVEKANLTNQVKTQQGKVQYMEHLLCKAHRWSVDRINVVLAEDEEKPQKAVETIAQFEVEKSEFQMKNEEMKKCLIQTVESLKVSLAETEEKHQKAMETIAQLEVEKSDLKDQVEPLEVALKDVENLLSENYSWAAELINKHQMNNDEVKKRLIQTEESLKVSLTKAEEKHQKAEETIAQLEVEKSELKDQVETLRETVQDVENLLTKARSWAAALMIEHQIKKHEMKKSLISTEESLKVSLTEAEEKHQKAEETIAQLEVEKSDLKDQVETQRGTVQDCDE, from the exons ATGAGTAAGTTTTTGAGTGCGCTTGATGCTGATGTAGTGGACCTCCCACAGCGTCCCCTGACGTTCACGGACGGACAAGGCGatggaaagaaaacaacatCGGACCCCGAGGTCCCAACTGAAG accCAGTGTGTGACTGGGCCACGGAACCGGCTCTGCTCCAACCCACAGAGGTTCCTCAGGACCAGGTCACG GACGTTGTGACTCAGGCTGAGGAGAAGATTCAGAAGCTTGTGGTGTCCAATACTCGGCTCGAGGACAGAGTTAGGGAGCTGGAGGAACTGCTCTGTGAGGCACGCAGAGATGACCTGAAAAGCAAG gtcTCCCTGACTAAGGCTGAGGAGTCCATTGCTCAGTGGAAGGTGGAGAAGGCCAACCTGACCAACCAGGTGAAGACACAGCAAGGAAAAGTGCAGTACATGGAGCACCTCCTCTGTAAGGCTCACAGGTGGTCTGTTGATCGAATCAAT GTCGTTCTGGCTGAAGATGAGGAGAAACCCCAGAAGGCTGTAGAGACCATCGCTCAGTTTGAGGTGGAGAAGTCTGAGTTTCAGATGAAGAACGAGGAGATGAAGAAGTGTCTGATACAGACAGTGGAGTCACTGAAG GTCTCTCTGGCTGAAACTGAGGAGAAACACCAGAAGGCTATGGAGACCATCGCTCAGCTTGAGGTGGAGAAGTCTGACCTGAAAGACCAGGTGGAGCCACTGGAAGTGGCACTGAAGGACGTAGAGAACCTGCTATCCGAGAATTACAGCTGGGCGGCTGAGCTAATCAAT aagcATCAGATGAACAACGATGAGGTGAAGAAGAGACTGATACAGACAGAGGAGTCACTGAAG GTATCTCTGACTAAAGCTGAGGAGAAACACCAGAAGGCTGAGGAGACCATCGCTCAGCTGGAGGTGGAGAAATCTGAACTGAAAGACCAGGTGGAGACACTGCGAGAGACAGTGCAGGATGTGGAGAACCTGCTGACTAAGGCTCGCAGCTGGGCTGCTGCTCTAATGATT GAGCATCAGATAAAGAAGCATGAGATGAAGAAGAGTCTGATAAGCACAGAGGAGTCACTGAAG GTCTCCCTAACTGAAGCTGAGGAGAAACACCAGAAGGCTGAGGAGACCATCGCTCAGCTTGAGGTGGAGAAGTCTGACCTGAAAGACCAGGTGGAGACACAGCGAGGAACAGTGCAGGACTGTGATGAGTGA